The proteins below are encoded in one region of Avibacterium volantium:
- a CDS encoding 4Fe-4S cluster-binding domain-containing protein, with product MTKPVPLSEIYVPLHRIIPFSNVEGQGNRTSIFLQGCKLNCLYCHNPETIPRKNSEAKLVSLQYLYDQVMNAVPFIRGVTVSGGEPTIHHKKLVPLFTALRQQGLTCYLDSSGFFDYDSTQSLIAVTDKFLFDLKGDGLGLQTLCFERRNQQGKVPTQIIPTTQHIKTENLTRNWQNLAKLLPHNKIEEVRLVFIKDFFDAYHLVEKAALLLRDYPEVLFKIIRVHSKGARDETGLTPFIPTMEETQALAEFAKQCGIQKITTIT from the coding sequence ATGACTAAGCCAGTTCCGCTTTCTGAAATTTATGTTCCTCTACATCGGATTATTCCCTTTTCCAATGTAGAGGGACAAGGCAACCGCACCAGCATTTTTCTGCAAGGGTGTAAGCTAAATTGCCTTTATTGCCATAACCCAGAAACTATTCCAAGAAAAAATAGCGAAGCAAAGCTGGTCAGCTTGCAATATTTGTATGATCAGGTAATGAACGCCGTGCCGTTTATTCGCGGCGTCACCGTTTCTGGCGGTGAACCCACCATTCATCATAAAAAATTAGTACCACTTTTCACCGCACTTCGTCAGCAGGGTCTGACTTGTTATCTTGATAGCAGCGGATTTTTTGATTATGACAGCACACAATCCTTAATTGCCGTAACCGATAAATTTCTCTTTGATCTCAAAGGTGATGGCTTAGGCTTACAGACCCTCTGTTTTGAACGCCGCAATCAGCAAGGCAAAGTGCCAACTCAAATTATCCCCACAACGCAGCATATCAAAACAGAAAATCTCACCCGAAATTGGCAAAATCTCGCCAAATTATTACCGCACAATAAAATTGAAGAAGTGCGGTTGGTTTTTATCAAAGATTTTTTTGACGCCTACCACTTAGTGGAAAAAGCGGCGCTACTGCTACGAGATTATCCCGAGGTGTTATTCAAAATTATTCGAGTGCATAGCAAAGGGGCAAGAGATGAAACGGGTTTAACCCCTTTTATTCCCACTATGGAAGAAACTCAGGCACTGGCAGAATTTGCTAAACAATGCGGAATACAAAAAATTACCACAATTACCTAA
- the parC gene encoding DNA topoisomerase IV subunit A, whose product MAEINYEGIEQMPLQNFTESAYLNYSMYVIMDRALPFIGDGLKPVQRRIVYAMSELGLNATAKYKKSARTVGDVLGKFHPHGDTACYEAMVLMAQPFSYRYPLIDGQGNWGAPDDPKSFAAMRYTESRLAKISEILLSELGQGTVEFQPNFDGTLEEPEYLPARLPHILLNGTTGIAVGMATDIPPHNLNEVADAAVMLLDNPKANLDDLMSVLQGPDYPTEAEIISSKEDIRKIYEQGRGSIKMRAVWKKEDGEIIISALPHQASPSKIISQIAEQMNAKKLPMVEDIRDEADHNNPIRIVLVPRSNRVDTDALMAHLFATTDLEKSYRVNMNMIGLDNKPAVKNLLQILTEWLTFRRTTVTRRLQHRLDKVLNRLHILQGLMIAFLNIDEVIAIIRNEDKPKQELMTRFNLSDEQAEAILNLRLRQLAKLEEHELQAEQDKLEQERLNLEQILGSERRLNTLIKKEIQQDAKTFASPRLSPIVERAEAKAMAENEMIPAEPVTVILSQMGWVRCAKGHDIDPQGLSYKAGDGYLAHACGKSNQPVVFLDSTGRSYAVEPLSLPSARSQGEPLTGKLSLPAGATVSQVLMENDEQKLLMASDAGYGFICQFSDLVARNKAGKALISLPENAQVLPPLSLQENKNLLVALTSAGRMLIFPVQDLPELSKGKGNKIVSIPAANAKDRSELLVRLLLISEQANLVFHSGKRKITLKAEDLQRFRAERGRKGSQLPRGLHSGAEIEVIEPNQ is encoded by the coding sequence ATGGCAGAAATTAATTACGAAGGCATTGAGCAAATGCCACTGCAAAACTTCACCGAAAGTGCCTATTTGAATTATTCAATGTATGTGATTATGGATCGCGCATTGCCCTTTATTGGTGATGGATTAAAGCCCGTGCAGCGCCGTATTGTGTATGCAATGTCAGAATTAGGGCTCAATGCCACGGCGAAATATAAAAAATCGGCGCGTACTGTGGGGGACGTATTAGGTAAATTCCACCCGCACGGTGATACCGCTTGTTACGAAGCTATGGTGCTAATGGCGCAGCCTTTCTCTTATCGTTATCCGCTCATTGATGGACAAGGAAACTGGGGGGCGCCTGATGATCCGAAATCCTTTGCGGCAATGCGTTATACCGAATCGCGTTTAGCCAAAATTTCAGAAATTTTGCTCAGCGAGCTGGGCCAAGGCACGGTGGAATTTCAGCCTAACTTTGATGGCACACTAGAAGAGCCTGAATATTTGCCTGCTCGCCTACCACATATTTTACTTAATGGCACAACGGGGATCGCCGTGGGAATGGCAACGGATATTCCGCCGCACAATCTCAATGAAGTGGCTGATGCGGCGGTAATGCTGTTGGATAACCCAAAAGCCAATTTAGATGATTTAATGAGCGTGCTGCAAGGGCCTGATTATCCAACGGAAGCTGAAATTATTTCAAGCAAAGAAGATATTCGTAAAATTTACGAGCAAGGACGCGGCTCAATTAAAATGCGTGCGGTATGGAAAAAAGAAGATGGCGAAATCATCATTAGCGCACTGCCCCACCAAGCCTCGCCATCAAAAATCATCAGCCAAATCGCGGAACAAATGAATGCGAAAAAACTGCCGATGGTAGAAGATATTCGTGACGAAGCAGATCACAATAACCCAATCCGTATCGTGCTAGTGCCACGTTCCAACCGCGTGGATACCGATGCCCTAATGGCGCATTTATTTGCCACCACGGATTTAGAAAAAAGCTATCGTGTGAATATGAATATGATTGGCTTGGACAACAAGCCAGCGGTGAAAAATCTGCTGCAAATTCTCACCGAATGGCTAACTTTCCGCCGCACCACGGTAACCAGACGCTTACAACATCGCTTAGATAAAGTACTGAACCGACTGCATATTTTGCAAGGTTTGATGATTGCCTTTTTAAATATTGATGAAGTGATCGCCATTATTCGTAACGAAGACAAGCCAAAGCAGGAATTAATGACGCGCTTTAATTTAAGTGATGAGCAAGCCGAGGCCATTTTAAACTTGCGCTTACGCCAATTAGCCAAATTGGAAGAGCACGAACTGCAAGCGGAGCAAGATAAATTAGAACAAGAGCGGTTGAATTTAGAGCAAATTTTGGGATCTGAGCGCCGTTTAAATACGCTCATCAAAAAAGAAATTCAACAAGATGCGAAAACCTTTGCTAGCCCTCGCCTTTCACCAATCGTAGAACGTGCGGAAGCCAAAGCAATGGCTGAAAACGAAATGATCCCAGCTGAACCTGTTACCGTGATTTTATCGCAAATGGGGTGGGTGCGTTGTGCTAAAGGCCACGACATTGATCCGCAAGGGCTAAGCTACAAAGCTGGCGATGGTTATCTGGCGCACGCCTGCGGAAAAAGCAATCAGCCTGTGGTATTCCTTGATAGCACAGGGCGCAGCTATGCGGTAGAACCGCTATCCTTGCCTTCTGCACGCTCACAAGGCGAACCACTCACGGGCAAACTTTCCTTACCTGCCGGGGCTACGGTTTCCCAAGTGTTAATGGAAAATGATGAGCAAAAATTATTAATGGCATCGGACGCGGGCTATGGCTTTATTTGCCAATTTAGCGATTTAGTGGCGCGTAACAAAGCAGGTAAAGCCTTGATTTCCTTGCCAGAAAATGCCCAAGTCTTGCCACCATTAAGTTTACAAGAAAATAAAAACTTGCTCGTGGCGCTCACTTCTGCGGGCAGAATGTTGATTTTCCCAGTGCAAGATCTGCCTGAATTATCCAAAGGAAAAGGCAACAAAATCGTTTCTATCCCTGCGGCTAACGCAAAAGATCGCAGCGAATTATTAGTACGCTTATTGTTAATTTCCGAACAAGCAAACTTGGTATTCCATTCAGGCAAACGTAAAATCACCCTTAAAGCGGAAGATTTACAACGCTTCCGTGCTGAGCGCGGCCGCAAAGGCAGCCAGCTACCAAGGGGCTTGCATAGTGGCGCAGAAATTGAAGTGATTGAGCCAAATCAATAA
- a CDS encoding YjjI family glycine radical enzyme — MQASLQDILDVVKAKNLTYHQKLMSLGNIAERLFNPIDLLGYTEEEWEYLQNHMICDLCEGYAIYRPRYILPDYNVYIQKGCKFLDLPPPKDLDEVLDGLLILYSHVPSITTYPVYIGRLDELLDPFITDENQDYIKIKRFLNHIDKTIADSFCHANIGPYDTKAGRLILQAVIELENTTPNMTIRYDKQKTSREFAELAAKACLLVSKPSFANDPYYIEDLGEQYGIASCYNALPECGGAYTLTRLRLGTIGRACSSVNEMVNELLPKVAKLALSTMDKRHKFLIEESNFFESSFLAQEEFIKRENFTSMIAIVGLADAVNHLLQQEGINETFGQSQRGDEIATLIMDKLEEVNNAHKGLYVERTNNRYLLHAQVGASNHEEDKMNTPAHRIRVGEEPTLLAHLKQSAPFHKYFPSGTGDLFAFDQTYTDHLDAVVDIIDGAFAQGYRYITTYLKNTDLIRVTGYLVKKSEVERYRKGEAVLRDTTWYGSGTDDCANVFDRQLRDEENVSANS, encoded by the coding sequence ATGCAAGCCTCACTACAAGATATTCTCGATGTGGTTAAAGCAAAAAATCTAACCTATCATCAAAAATTAATGAGCTTAGGCAATATTGCTGAGCGGCTATTTAACCCTATTGATTTATTAGGCTACACAGAAGAAGAATGGGAATATCTGCAAAATCATATGATTTGTGATTTATGTGAAGGCTATGCCATTTATCGTCCGCGTTATATTTTGCCTGACTATAATGTTTATATTCAAAAAGGCTGTAAATTCCTTGACTTGCCACCACCAAAAGATCTTGATGAAGTGCTAGATGGCTTGCTCATTCTTTATTCCCACGTTCCGTCCATTACCACTTATCCCGTTTATATTGGACGCTTAGATGAGTTGCTCGATCCTTTTATTACTGACGAGAACCAGGATTACATCAAAATTAAACGTTTCTTAAACCATATTGATAAAACCATTGCAGATTCCTTCTGCCACGCCAATATTGGCCCTTATGACACTAAAGCTGGGCGTTTAATTTTACAGGCGGTCATTGAGCTAGAAAATACCACGCCAAATATGACTATTCGCTACGATAAACAAAAAACCTCGCGTGAATTTGCAGAACTTGCTGCTAAAGCCTGTTTATTAGTGTCAAAACCATCCTTTGCCAATGATCCTTATTACATTGAAGATCTGGGAGAACAATATGGTATCGCCAGTTGTTACAATGCCCTGCCTGAATGTGGCGGTGCTTATACCCTGACTCGCCTAAGATTAGGTACTATCGGACGTGCTTGCTCAAGTGTTAATGAAATGGTGAATGAATTATTGCCTAAAGTGGCAAAACTAGCCCTTTCGACCATGGATAAACGGCATAAATTCTTGATCGAAGAAAGCAATTTCTTTGAAAGCAGTTTCTTAGCACAAGAAGAATTTATCAAGCGTGAAAACTTCACCAGTATGATCGCCATTGTGGGATTAGCCGATGCGGTCAATCATCTTTTACAACAAGAAGGCATTAATGAAACCTTCGGGCAAAGCCAACGTGGTGATGAGATCGCCACACTCATTATGGATAAATTGGAAGAGGTCAATAACGCACATAAAGGGCTTTATGTGGAACGTACCAATAATCGTTATTTACTGCACGCGCAAGTGGGGGCGAGCAACCACGAAGAAGATAAGATGAATACGCCAGCACACCGTATTCGCGTGGGTGAAGAACCGACATTATTAGCACATCTAAAACAATCTGCCCCATTCCATAAATACTTTCCTTCTGGTACAGGGGATCTCTTTGCTTTCGATCAAACCTATACTGATCATTTAGATGCGGTGGTGGATATTATTGACGGTGCTTTCGCGCAAGGCTATCGCTACATTACAACTTACCTGAAAAATACCGATCTCATTCGCGTAACAGGCTATTTAGTGAAGAAAAGCGAGGTTGAGCGTTATCGCAAAGGCGAAGCGGTATTACGCGATACCACTTGGTATGGCTCTGGCACAGACGATTGCGCCAATGTCTTTGATCGCCAATTGCGCGATGAAGAAAACGTAAGTGCCAATTCATAA
- a CDS encoding DUF4760 domain-containing protein, whose protein sequence is MLLQENQDKELTNAMLIIAKLPKNASFLDYLDVSEEEQNEHKKATKNAIRTLLNRYEFIALGIKYGAFEERIYKELQYSNVMNVWINAKPLIMELRRRKNKNTYFQEFEQLADKWGKDPLKSHKNT, encoded by the coding sequence TTGTTATTACAAGAAAATCAAGATAAAGAACTGACGAATGCAATGTTGATTATTGCTAAATTACCGAAAAATGCTTCATTTTTGGATTATCTTGATGTGAGTGAAGAAGAACAAAACGAACATAAAAAAGCGACTAAAAATGCTATCCGAACATTGTTAAATCGTTATGAGTTTATTGCTTTAGGGATTAAGTATGGTGCGTTTGAAGAACGTATTTATAAAGAGTTACAATATTCTAATGTGATGAATGTGTGGATAAATGCAAAACCACTAATAATGGAATTACGCAGGAGAAAAAACAAAAATACCTATTTTCAAGAGTTTGAACAGCTTGCTGATAAATGGGGGAAAGATCCTCTAAAATCTCATAAAAATACATAG
- the nirK gene encoding copper-containing nitrite reductase has protein sequence MKKTFLALIFTALLSGNVISTEQHSTKPNAVENTNTAENTNVTENTNLSENKSAVQNVKISDLPVIEAELTTAPNVPAPITRDYPARVVVKLEALEKIMEIMPKVQFKYWTYNGSTPAPFIRVREGDTVEVHLSNPINSKLPHSIDFHSSAAPEGTALASNTAPGHTSIYQFKVLSPGLYLYHCAAMPGAPTHIGKGMFGLMLVEPKEGLAPVDKEFYIVQNEFYTQGEFGEAGLQVFSMQKASYELPDYVVFNGHYGSMLGDNALKAKVGEKLRFYVGNAGPNKVSSFHLIGKPFDTVYVEGGSLQNHNVQTTLIPAGGAMMAETTIPVPGPYPFVDHSIFRTEKGAKGVLMVSGEENPQIFSGKLKDEPYTKRNPDADVSTGFQH, from the coding sequence ATGAAAAAGACCTTTTTAGCCTTAATTTTCACCGCACTTTTAAGCGGCAATGTTATCTCCACGGAACAACATTCAACCAAGCCCAATGCGGTTGAAAATACGAATACGGCAGAAAATACTAATGTAACTGAAAATACCAATTTATCTGAAAACAAAAGTGCTGTGCAAAATGTGAAAATTTCTGATCTTCCCGTGATTGAGGCAGAACTCACCACCGCGCCAAATGTGCCAGCGCCGATTACGCGCGATTATCCTGCGCGTGTGGTGGTAAAACTGGAAGCGCTGGAAAAAATTATGGAAATTATGCCAAAAGTGCAATTTAAATATTGGACGTACAACGGCTCAACCCCTGCACCGTTCATTCGTGTGCGCGAAGGGGATACGGTGGAAGTGCATTTATCCAACCCAATCAATTCCAAACTGCCGCACAGCATTGATTTCCACTCTTCCGCCGCCCCTGAAGGCACAGCGCTGGCAAGCAACACCGCACCGGGGCATACCAGTATTTATCAGTTCAAAGTGCTATCACCTGGGCTTTATCTTTATCACTGCGCCGCAATGCCCGGTGCGCCGACTCACATCGGCAAGGGAATGTTCGGTTTAATGTTGGTTGAGCCAAAAGAAGGCTTAGCGCCAGTGGATAAAGAATTTTATATTGTACAGAACGAATTTTATACCCAAGGGGAATTTGGCGAAGCGGGCTTGCAAGTTTTTAGTATGCAAAAAGCGAGCTATGAGCTGCCTGACTATGTGGTCTTTAACGGCCATTATGGCTCAATGCTCGGCGATAATGCGTTAAAGGCCAAAGTGGGCGAGAAATTACGCTTTTATGTCGGCAACGCAGGGCCAAATAAGGTGTCCTCTTTCCATTTGATCGGCAAGCCTTTTGATACAGTGTATGTGGAAGGTGGTTCATTGCAAAATCACAATGTACAAACCACTTTAATTCCTGCTGGCGGCGCGATGATGGCTGAAACCACCATTCCTGTACCCGGCCCTTATCCTTTCGTGGATCACTCTATTTTCCGTACCGAAAAAGGCGCGAAAGGCGTGTTAATGGTAAGTGGGGAAGAAAATCCACAGATTTTCAGTGGAAAATTAAAAGATGAGCCTTACACCAAGCGCAATCCTGATGCGGACGTGTCCACAGGATTTCAACATTAA
- the parE gene encoding DNA topoisomerase IV subunit B, whose amino-acid sequence MTTNYSANEITVLKDLEPVQLRPGMYTDTTRPNHLGQEVIDNSVDEALAGHATKIEVILHKEQSLEVIDNGRGMPVDIHPTEGISGVEVILTKLHAGGKFSNKNYTFSGGLHGVGISVVNALSERVDIQIKRNGQVYKIAFENGAKVQELEVIGTCGRRTTGTTVHFKPNPKYFDSPNFSVSRLRHLLRAKAVLCSGLEIRFIDKINGTEDIWLYQDGLSDYLTESVEGYTTLPASPFVGNFETEKETASWALIWLPEGGDLLGESYVNLIPTIQGGTHVNGLRQGLLDAMREFCEFRNLLPRGVKLTADDIWDRCAYVLSIKMQDPQFAGQTKERLSSRQSAVFVSGVVKDAFSLWLNQNVQEAEELAKMAISSAERRLRAAKKIVRKKQVSGPALPGKLADCSSQDLALTELFLVEGDSAGGSAKQARDREYQAILPLRGKILNTWEVSADQVLGSQEVHDIAVALGIDPDNSDLSQLRYGKVCILADADSDGLHIATLLCALFLRHFPKLVAEGHVYVAMPPLYRIDIGNEVYYALDEGEKEGILDRLKNKKGKINVQRFKGLGEMNPSQLRETTMDPNTRRLVQLTFDQENEQSETETFELMDMLLAKKRSEDRKMWLQAKGDQVDLSV is encoded by the coding sequence ATGACAACAAATTATTCCGCCAATGAAATTACCGTTTTAAAAGATCTTGAGCCAGTTCAGCTGCGCCCTGGTATGTACACCGACACCACGCGCCCAAACCATTTAGGGCAAGAAGTGATCGATAACAGCGTGGACGAAGCGCTAGCTGGCCACGCCACCAAAATTGAAGTCATTCTGCATAAAGAGCAATCCCTTGAAGTGATTGATAATGGACGAGGAATGCCGGTGGATATTCACCCCACCGAGGGCATTTCAGGGGTGGAAGTGATTCTTACCAAATTGCACGCAGGGGGAAAATTCTCCAATAAAAACTATACCTTCTCTGGCGGTTTGCACGGCGTGGGAATTTCTGTGGTAAATGCCCTTTCTGAACGCGTGGATATTCAAATTAAGCGTAACGGACAAGTTTATAAAATCGCCTTTGAAAATGGGGCAAAAGTGCAAGAATTAGAAGTTATCGGCACTTGCGGTCGCCGTACTACTGGCACAACAGTGCATTTCAAACCGAACCCAAAATATTTCGACAGCCCTAATTTTTCCGTCAGCCGTTTACGCCATTTATTGCGTGCCAAAGCAGTGCTGTGTTCAGGCTTAGAAATTCGTTTTATTGATAAAATTAACGGCACAGAAGATATTTGGCTCTATCAAGACGGTTTATCTGATTACTTAACAGAAAGCGTGGAAGGCTACACCACCTTGCCAGCCTCCCCTTTTGTGGGCAATTTTGAAACCGAAAAAGAAACCGCCAGCTGGGCGTTAATTTGGTTGCCTGAAGGGGGCGATTTGCTCGGCGAAAGCTATGTGAATTTAATTCCCACTATCCAAGGGGGAACGCACGTTAATGGCTTACGCCAAGGCTTGCTCGATGCAATGCGTGAGTTTTGCGAATTCCGCAATTTGCTACCGCGCGGCGTGAAGCTTACCGCCGATGATATTTGGGATCGCTGTGCTTATGTGCTTTCGATCAAAATGCAAGATCCACAATTTGCCGGGCAAACCAAAGAGCGTTTATCTTCTCGTCAAAGTGCTGTGTTCGTTAGCGGTGTAGTGAAAGATGCCTTTAGCTTATGGCTCAACCAAAACGTACAAGAAGCCGAAGAACTGGCGAAAATGGCAATTAGCTCGGCAGAACGCCGTTTGCGTGCAGCGAAAAAAATCGTGCGTAAAAAACAAGTGAGCGGCCCTGCCCTGCCGGGGAAACTCGCTGATTGCAGCTCACAAGATTTAGCACTAACCGAATTATTCTTAGTCGAAGGGGATTCCGCAGGGGGATCGGCCAAACAAGCGCGCGACCGTGAATACCAAGCCATTTTGCCATTGCGCGGAAAAATTCTAAATACTTGGGAAGTATCCGCCGATCAGGTGCTTGGCTCACAAGAAGTCCACGACATTGCTGTGGCATTGGGGATCGATCCTGACAATAGCGATCTTTCCCAGTTGCGTTACGGCAAGGTTTGTATTCTTGCTGATGCGGATTCTGATGGCTTACATATTGCCACCCTACTCTGCGCCCTATTCTTACGCCACTTCCCGAAACTGGTGGCGGAAGGACACGTTTATGTGGCAATGCCGCCGCTTTATCGTATCGACATTGGCAATGAAGTCTATTACGCCCTTGATGAAGGGGAAAAAGAAGGTATTTTAGATCGCCTAAAAAATAAAAAAGGCAAAATCAACGTGCAGCGCTTCAAAGGGCTAGGCGAAATGAACCCAAGCCAGTTACGTGAAACCACAATGGATCCCAATACGCGCCGTTTGGTGCAGCTCACCTTTGATCAAGAAAATGAACAAAGTGAAACAGAAACCTTTGAATTAATGGATATGCTGTTGGCGAAAAAACGTTCTGAAGATCGTAAAATGTGGTTACAAGCCAAAGGCGACCAAGTGGATTTGAGCGTATAA
- a CDS encoding NupC/NupG family nucleoside CNT transporter, which yields MDLIISIVGIFVLLGIGLLFSNNRKAINFRTIFGALAIQIGFAALILYVPAGRNALLSTAEGVSKVINYGNEGIAFLFGNLADPSNVGFIFAFKVLPIIVFFSALISVLYYIGVMQWVIKIIGGGLQKALGTSKAESMSAAANIFVGQTEAPLVVKPFISRMTESELFTVMVGGTASIAGSVLAGYAGMGVPLTYLIAASFMAAPAGLLFAKLMYPQTEKFSDTLEENVKTEKPNNIVEALANGAASGVTLAINVGGMLIAFIASIALLNGLIGGIGGWFGYGDLTLQSLLGYLFQPIAFIIGVPWQDAEIAGQMIGMKLAVNEFVGYLEFAQYLQPDAAVQLSDKTKAIITFALCGFANFSAIAVLIGGIGSMAPTRRSDIARLGLKAVIAGTLANLMSATIAGFFIDLSGAALS from the coding sequence ATGGATCTCATTATCAGTATTGTCGGGATTTTCGTCCTGCTTGGCATTGGCTTGCTGTTTTCCAACAACCGCAAAGCCATTAATTTCCGCACTATTTTTGGTGCCTTAGCCATTCAAATCGGCTTTGCTGCGCTGATTTTGTATGTACCCGCGGGAAGAAATGCCCTGCTTAGCACCGCTGAAGGCGTGAGCAAAGTGATAAATTATGGTAACGAAGGGATCGCCTTTCTTTTTGGTAACCTTGCCGATCCAAGCAATGTAGGCTTTATTTTCGCGTTCAAAGTCCTACCAATTATCGTCTTTTTCTCAGCCTTAATTTCCGTGCTGTATTACATCGGCGTAATGCAATGGGTAATTAAAATTATCGGCGGAGGCTTGCAAAAAGCACTAGGTACATCAAAGGCAGAATCAATGTCGGCGGCTGCCAATATTTTTGTTGGACAAACCGAAGCACCACTTGTAGTTAAGCCTTTTATTAGCCGAATGACAGAATCTGAATTATTTACTGTAATGGTAGGTGGAACAGCCTCCATCGCAGGTTCAGTATTAGCTGGCTATGCTGGTATGGGAGTGCCACTCACCTACTTAATCGCGGCATCATTTATGGCAGCACCCGCAGGATTATTATTCGCCAAATTGATGTATCCACAAACAGAAAAATTCAGTGATACCTTAGAAGAAAACGTCAAAACAGAAAAACCAAATAATATCGTTGAAGCGCTTGCCAATGGTGCGGCGTCAGGGGTAACACTTGCCATCAATGTGGGCGGTATGTTGATCGCCTTTATCGCCTCTATCGCCTTATTAAATGGCTTAATCGGCGGAATCGGTGGCTGGTTTGGCTATGGCGATCTCACCTTACAAAGCCTACTCGGCTATTTATTCCAACCTATCGCTTTCATCATCGGCGTTCCTTGGCAAGATGCTGAAATTGCAGGACAAATGATCGGAATGAAATTAGCCGTAAATGAATTTGTGGGCTATTTAGAGTTCGCCCAATATTTACAACCTGATGCGGCTGTACAACTTAGCGATAAAACCAAAGCCATTATCACTTTTGCCTTATGTGGCTTCGCTAACTTCAGCGCAATTGCCGTACTTATTGGCGGAATTGGCAGTATGGCGCCAACCCGCCGATCCGACATCGCCCGTCTAGGCTTAAAAGCTGTCATCGCGGGCACACTCGCCAACCTAATGAGCGCCACCATAGCTGGATTCTTTATTGATCTCAGTGGTGCGGCGTTGAGTTAA